In Bacillota bacterium, one DNA window encodes the following:
- a CDS encoding ABC transporter substrate-binding protein — MFFFSPASAAQAQPVVFVDFSWDSVQVHNRIAGYILEHGYGYAVEYLFADTVPGLLALERGDAHLSMEIWRDNIAEAWQRGVDRGRYAELGLNFPDAPQGWYVPTYLIEGDPERGIEPLAPDLRSVTDLARYWELFRDPEVPGKGRFYNAPNGWVVHDHNLDKLQAYGLLDFFVPFDPGSDAALVASMAAAYERGEPWVGYYWEPTWVMGLYDMTLLEEPPYSDQCWATTKACAFKPAEVLIGANARWLQEHPEVEAFLRRYETTLAQNNDVLAYMNRENAGPDAAARYFLRTYEEVWRAWVPDDVAQRVLDALAAGK, encoded by the coding sequence ATGTTCTTCTTCTCGCCGGCATCGGCCGCCCAGGCCCAGCCGGTGGTATTCGTCGACTTCAGCTGGGACAGCGTGCAAGTCCACAACCGCATCGCCGGTTACATTCTGGAACACGGCTACGGCTACGCCGTCGAGTACCTCTTCGCGGACACCGTGCCGGGTCTGCTGGCCCTGGAGCGGGGCGACGCTCATTTGAGCATGGAGATTTGGCGAGACAACATCGCGGAGGCCTGGCAGCGCGGCGTCGACCGAGGACGGTACGCCGAGTTGGGCCTCAATTTCCCCGACGCGCCCCAGGGCTGGTATGTGCCCACTTATCTTATTGAAGGAGACCCCGAGCGGGGCATCGAGCCGCTGGCGCCCGATCTGCGCTCCGTCACCGACCTGGCCCGTTACTGGGAGCTGTTCCGGGACCCCGAGGTGCCCGGCAAAGGCCGCTTCTACAACGCACCCAACGGCTGGGTGGTGCACGACCATAACTTGGACAAACTGCAGGCGTACGGCCTGCTGGATTTCTTCGTGCCCTTTGACCCCGGTTCCGACGCGGCTTTGGTGGCGTCTATGGCCGCGGCCTACGAGCGGGGCGAGCCGTGGGTGGGCTATTACTGGGAGCCTACCTGGGTCATGGGGCTCTACGACATGACGCTTCTGGAAGAGCCGCCCTATTCCGACCAGTGCTGGGCCACCACCAAGGCGTGCGCATTCAAGCCGGCGGAAGTGCTCATCGGCGCCAACGCCCGCTGGCTGCAGGAGCACCCCGAGGTGGAAGCCTTCCTGCGCCGTTACGAGACGACGCTGGCGCAAAACAACGACGTTTTGGCCTACATGAACCGCGAAAACGCCGGCCCCGACGCAGCGGCCCGCTACTTCCTCCGCACGTACGAGGAAGTATGGCGCGCGTGGGTGCCGGACGACGTGGCCCAGCGGGTGCTGGACGCGCTGGCGGCGGGGAAGTGA
- a CDS encoding ABC transporter ATP-binding protein, producing MPVEGKERTAGIRVRHLWKVFAPKGAWTGRGAPRAGGAPLRELDPQRVAELERRGAVVAVRDVSFEVQPGELFVVMGLSGSGKSTLIRCLLRLVEPTAGTIQCGSYDVTALSSAQLTEFRRRQVAMVFQHYGLLPHRTVLDNVAFGLKLRGVPRKERLEKAREALARVGLAGWEDRYPSALSGGMQQRVGIARALANDPPVMLWDEPFSGLDPLIRRELQDELLRLQQELRKTIIFVTHDLDEAVRLGDRMAVMRSGSFVQVGQPREIIENPADDYVRRFVEARPAAEVTRYVS from the coding sequence ATGCCGGTGGAAGGGAAGGAACGGACCGCCGGCATCCGCGTGCGGCATTTGTGGAAGGTGTTCGCGCCGAAAGGCGCCTGGACGGGCAGGGGCGCGCCGCGAGCCGGCGGCGCGCCCCTGCGTGAGCTGGATCCCCAGCGGGTGGCGGAGCTGGAGCGGCGCGGCGCGGTGGTGGCCGTGCGCGACGTGTCGTTCGAGGTGCAGCCCGGTGAGCTGTTCGTCGTCATGGGGCTGTCGGGCAGCGGCAAGTCCACGCTGATCCGGTGCCTGCTGCGGCTGGTGGAGCCCACGGCGGGAACTATCCAGTGCGGCTCCTACGACGTGACCGCTTTGAGCTCAGCCCAGCTCACCGAGTTTCGCCGCCGGCAGGTGGCCATGGTGTTCCAGCACTACGGTTTGCTGCCGCATCGCACCGTGCTGGACAACGTCGCGTTCGGCCTGAAGCTGCGGGGCGTGCCGCGGAAAGAGCGCCTCGAGAAGGCGCGGGAGGCGCTGGCGCGCGTGGGGCTGGCGGGCTGGGAGGACCGGTATCCGTCGGCCCTCAGCGGCGGCATGCAGCAGCGCGTCGGCATCGCGCGGGCGCTGGCCAACGACCCGCCGGTCATGTTGTGGGATGAGCCGTTCAGCGGCTTGGACCCCTTGATCCGCCGGGAGCTGCAAGACGAATTGCTGCGGCTGCAGCAAGAGCTGCGCAAGACCATCATCTTCGTGACCCACGACCTGGACGAAGCGGTGCGGCTGGGCGACCGGATGGCCGTCATGCGCAGCGGTTCCTTCGTGCAGGTGGGCCAGCCCCGGGAGATCATCGAGAACCCCGCGGACGATTACGTCCGGCGCTTCGTGGAGGCGCGCCCGGCGGCCGAGGTGACTCGGTATGTTTCCTGA
- a CDS encoding choline ABC transporter permease subunit has protein sequence MFPEQLQVHIAPLIDELVDRILFEYGDVFDAFSGGILRWLLAIERGLRALPWWLVIAGAGVAARLLLRRWSASLALMALLFMVGMFGLWDLATETMAIIVAAVVLALLIGLPVGVAMAEFRGLRSVIVPVLDAMQTLPSFVYLIPAMMLFGLGKVPAVLATLIYSVPPVIRLTDLGLRQVPAGVQEAAAAFGANRWQLLWEVRLPLAVPSILAGVNQTTMMALAMVVVASMIGARGLGQEVLLSINRIEVGRGFEAGLSVVALAIVIDRLTQGFARRFEPPR, from the coding sequence ATGTTTCCTGAGCAACTTCAGGTCCACATCGCGCCGCTCATCGACGAGCTGGTGGACCGGATCCTTTTTGAGTACGGCGACGTGTTCGACGCTTTCTCGGGCGGCATCTTGCGCTGGCTGCTGGCCATCGAAAGGGGGCTGCGGGCGCTGCCGTGGTGGCTGGTCATCGCCGGCGCCGGCGTGGCGGCCCGGCTGCTGCTGCGGCGCTGGTCCGCGTCCCTGGCGCTGATGGCCTTGCTGTTCATGGTGGGCATGTTCGGCCTGTGGGACCTAGCTACGGAAACGATGGCCATCATCGTGGCCGCGGTGGTGTTGGCGCTGCTCATCGGCCTGCCGGTGGGCGTGGCCATGGCGGAATTCCGCGGGCTGCGCAGCGTCATAGTGCCGGTGCTGGACGCGATGCAGACTTTGCCCAGCTTCGTGTACTTGATCCCTGCCATGATGCTGTTCGGCCTGGGCAAAGTGCCCGCGGTGCTGGCCACCCTCATCTACTCGGTGCCGCCCGTCATCCGTCTGACCGATTTGGGCTTGCGGCAAGTGCCCGCGGGCGTGCAGGAAGCGGCCGCGGCCTTTGGCGCCAACCGGTGGCAGCTGCTGTGGGAGGTGCGGCTGCCTCTGGCGGTGCCGTCGATCCTGGCCGGCGTCAACCAGACCACTATGATGGCGCTGGCCATGGTGGTCGTGGCGTCCATGATCGGAGCGCGGGGCCTCGGGCAAGAGGTGTTGCTCTCCATCAACCGCATCGAGGTGGGGCGCGGCTTCGAGGCGGGACTGAGCGTGGTGGCGCTGGCCATCGTCATCGACCGGTTGACGCAAGGTTTCGCCCGCCGCTTCGAGCCGCCGCGCTAG
- a CDS encoding dipeptidase, with protein sequence MSTYEAYLQEHRDRHVQELVEFLRIPSVSALPKHAADVRRAAQWTADSLRRIGVPRVEIWETGGHPAVFGEWIVDEKLPTYLIYGHFDVQPVDPEHLWETPPFEPTLKDGRLYARGAADDKGCVFIPIKAVEALAAVDGRPPVNVKFLIEGEEEIGSPHLPGLLKARAEELRCDAVLCADGGFYRVQQPDITVGSRGICALQIDVKGAKGDLHSGSYGGAIQNPLHALAAIIASFRSPDGKVLVEGFYDDVRELTPREKEELARVPFDEAKFLAEIGVSEPFGEPGYSTLERLWTRPTLEVNGMWGGFQGEGTKTVLPSEAHAKITCRLVPDQDPQKVLDAIEAHVRKHTPPGVTVTVTKYAGSAPAYLMLPDHPVLEKAKAVLAEVYGEEPVLTRTGGTLPVAAMVKSILKTDFIFFSFSDPDTQVHAPNEFFRLESFDKGVRCYVKLLNRLAER encoded by the coding sequence ATGTCGACGTACGAAGCGTATTTGCAAGAACACCGCGACCGGCACGTTCAGGAACTGGTGGAGTTCCTGCGCATCCCGTCGGTCAGCGCGCTGCCGAAGCACGCGGCCGACGTGCGCCGGGCCGCCCAGTGGACGGCGGACAGCCTGCGGCGCATCGGCGTGCCGCGGGTGGAGATTTGGGAAACCGGCGGCCATCCGGCGGTGTTCGGCGAGTGGATCGTGGACGAGAAGCTGCCCACGTATTTGATCTACGGCCACTTCGACGTGCAGCCGGTGGACCCGGAGCACTTGTGGGAGACGCCGCCCTTCGAGCCCACCTTGAAGGACGGGCGCCTGTACGCCCGGGGCGCGGCGGATGACAAGGGCTGCGTATTCATCCCCATCAAGGCGGTCGAGGCCCTGGCGGCCGTGGACGGCCGGCCTCCGGTCAATGTCAAGTTCCTCATCGAGGGCGAAGAGGAAATCGGCAGCCCCCATTTGCCGGGCTTGCTCAAGGCGCGCGCCGAGGAGCTGCGCTGCGACGCGGTGCTGTGCGCCGACGGCGGCTTCTACCGGGTGCAACAGCCCGACATCACGGTGGGCAGCCGGGGCATCTGCGCCTTGCAAATCGACGTCAAGGGCGCCAAAGGCGACCTGCACTCGGGCAGCTATGGCGGCGCCATCCAAAATCCGCTGCACGCGCTGGCGGCCATCATCGCCAGTTTCCGCTCGCCCGACGGTAAGGTCCTGGTCGAAGGCTTCTACGACGACGTCCGGGAGTTGACGCCCCGGGAGAAGGAAGAGCTGGCCCGGGTGCCGTTCGACGAAGCCAAGTTCCTGGCGGAAATCGGCGTGTCCGAGCCCTTCGGCGAGCCGGGCTACTCGACGCTGGAGCGGCTGTGGACGCGACCCACGCTGGAAGTGAACGGCATGTGGGGCGGCTTCCAAGGCGAGGGCACCAAGACGGTACTGCCCAGCGAAGCCCACGCCAAGATCACGTGCCGCCTTGTGCCCGACCAAGACCCCCAGAAGGTACTGGACGCGATCGAAGCCCACGTCCGGAAGCACACGCCGCCGGGCGTGACGGTAACCGTTACAAAGTACGCGGGCTCGGCGCCGGCCTATTTGATGCTGCCGGATCATCCGGTACTGGAAAAGGCCAAGGCGGTGCTGGCCGAGGTATACGGGGAAGAGCCGGTGTTGACCCGCACGGGCGGCACCCTGCCCGTGGCGGCCATGGTCAAGTCCATCCTGAAGACCGACTTCATCTTCTTCAGCTTCAGCGACCCCGACACGCAAGTGCACGCACCCAACGAGTTCTTCCGGCTGGAAAGCTTCGACAAAGGCGTGCGCTGCTACGTGAAGCTGCTGAACCGCTTGGCTGAGCGGTGA
- a CDS encoding capsular biosynthesis protein: MHLQLRKKNVSLGCRFAVRRVYVARSKVAEVGDVVGPVTWHDPKSVAAEAYRILRTNLQFTNPDRPLRSILITSPTVGDGKSTVAANLAVSFAQVGRSVIIVNADLRRPSVHKMFQVPDGVGLTSVLVGQATVKEALRETHVPNVRLLTAGPTPPNPAELLESKRMLSVMEELKEHADIILYDAPPVTVVTDAGLLAPHVDGCVLVVSVGVTQREMARVALEQLHRVGGRILGVVVNRVHHGSGYYYYYYYSAEDKSLASGLRKVWRRVRSRFGKKAKR, from the coding sequence ATGCATTTACAGTTAAGGAAGAAAAACGTTTCACTTGGGTGTCGTTTCGCGGTCAGGAGGGTGTATGTGGCGCGTTCCAAGGTCGCAGAAGTGGGGGATGTAGTAGGGCCTGTTACGTGGCACGACCCGAAGTCGGTGGCCGCGGAGGCCTACCGCATTTTGCGGACCAACTTGCAGTTCACCAACCCGGATCGTCCGCTGAGGAGCATTCTGATCACGAGTCCCACCGTGGGCGACGGCAAGAGCACGGTGGCGGCCAATTTGGCCGTCTCCTTCGCCCAGGTGGGGCGCAGCGTCATCATCGTCAACGCGGACCTGCGGCGCCCGTCGGTGCACAAGATGTTTCAGGTGCCCGACGGCGTCGGTTTAACGTCGGTGTTGGTGGGACAAGCCACGGTGAAGGAGGCGTTGCGCGAGACCCACGTCCCCAACGTTCGGCTCCTCACGGCGGGGCCTACGCCGCCCAACCCGGCGGAGCTGCTCGAATCAAAGCGGATGCTGTCCGTCATGGAGGAGCTTAAAGAGCACGCCGATATCATCTTGTACGATGCGCCGCCGGTTACCGTCGTCACCGACGCCGGCCTGCTCGCGCCTCACGTGGACGGTTGCGTCCTCGTGGTTAGCGTGGGCGTCACTCAGCGGGAGATGGCGCGGGTAGCTCTGGAGCAGTTGCATCGAGTCGGCGGGCGCATCCTGGGCGTGGTCGTGAACCGTGTGCACCATGGTTCGGGCTATTATTACTACTATTACTACTCGGCCGAGGACAAGTCGCTGGCAAGCGGCTTGCGAAAGGTTTGGCGGCGCGTCCGGTCGAGGTTCGGGAAAAAGGCGAAACGGTGA
- a CDS encoding phosphotransferase — MAVIDLHAHVLPGIDDGPATWDEALALVRMAAAEGITDMVATPHMMPDGAFANHRRYVLPLVEELRDRLRRQRIDVTIHPGGEVYMSPDLVARLERGELLTYGDAGRYMLVELPASELPDYAERIVSDLVHLGITPIIAHPERNTAIASKPQLARRLVEAGALLQVNASSLRSRHEAREAAKYLLTHGYVHFVATDCHGVYARRPSLGKYVDMLAEWLGPEQAQKLVKDHPAAVLAGARLEPPRILERQGLGARLLNVLRGR; from the coding sequence ATGGCCGTGATTGATCTGCATGCGCACGTGCTGCCGGGCATCGACGACGGTCCGGCCACGTGGGACGAAGCGTTGGCGCTGGTCCGGATGGCGGCGGCCGAGGGCATTACGGATATGGTCGCTACGCCGCACATGATGCCGGACGGCGCATTCGCCAATCACCGGCGCTACGTGTTGCCTTTGGTGGAGGAACTGCGCGACCGCTTGCGCCGTCAGCGAATCGACGTCACGATTCACCCCGGCGGCGAGGTGTACATGTCGCCGGACCTGGTCGCTCGGCTGGAGCGCGGCGAATTGCTGACTTATGGCGACGCTGGGCGCTACATGCTGGTGGAGCTGCCGGCGTCGGAACTGCCGGACTACGCGGAGCGCATTGTTTCGGACTTGGTGCACCTGGGCATTACGCCCATCATCGCCCATCCGGAGCGCAACACGGCCATCGCGAGCAAGCCGCAGCTGGCTCGGCGGCTGGTCGAAGCGGGCGCGCTGCTGCAGGTCAACGCCAGCAGCTTGCGCTCGCGGCACGAAGCCCGGGAGGCGGCCAAGTACCTGCTGACCCACGGCTACGTGCACTTCGTGGCCACCGATTGCCACGGCGTCTACGCGCGGCGGCCGTCTTTGGGCAAGTACGTGGATATGCTGGCGGAGTGGCTTGGGCCCGAGCAAGCGCAAAAGCTGGTTAAGGACCACCCGGCCGCGGTGCTGGCCGGTGCCAGGCTCGAACCGCCCCGCATTTTGGAGCGGCAAGGCTTGGGTGCGCGTTTGCTCAACGTGCTGCGGGGACGTTGA
- the gpsA gene encoding glycerol-3-phosphate dehydrogenase (catalyzes the NAD(P)H-dependent reduction of glycerol 3-phosphate to glycerone phosphate), whose protein sequence is MKLTAAIVPAGQWGTALAVPLAKSGHSVRLYFRSEEDAARFNASRVNARRLPGVVFPENVSATADLTEAVQDADLVVLAPASRGLRDLCRRLRPFVPEKAIIVSVVKALFAEEPRLPSQVIAQELLGAGTGGTDAGAAARRIAVLSGPNFAIEIARELPAGTVVASADLETARFVQSAFMNDRLRVWTSTDIVGVQLGGALKNIIAIGAGMSDGLGMGHNARAALITRGVAEIARLGVALGADPMTFAGVSGIGDLILTCTGDLSRNRQAGLAIARGEPLDPRVTVEGVPTTRATYLLARELGIEMPITEVVYRILYEGLSPEEGLRRLMSRQPRHELDIP, encoded by the coding sequence ATGAAGCTTACGGCAGCCATCGTGCCCGCGGGGCAGTGGGGCACGGCGCTGGCCGTTCCGCTGGCGAAGAGCGGCCATTCCGTGCGTCTGTACTTCCGCTCCGAGGAAGACGCGGCGCGGTTCAACGCTAGCCGCGTCAACGCGCGGCGCCTGCCGGGCGTGGTGTTTCCTGAAAACGTGTCGGCCACAGCCGACTTGACGGAGGCCGTGCAGGATGCGGACTTGGTCGTCCTCGCGCCGGCCAGCCGCGGGCTGCGGGATCTGTGCCGGCGGCTGCGGCCGTTCGTGCCCGAGAAGGCCATCATCGTGTCGGTGGTGAAGGCGCTCTTCGCCGAGGAGCCGCGGCTGCCGAGCCAGGTCATCGCCCAGGAGCTGCTGGGCGCCGGAACAGGCGGGACGGACGCCGGCGCAGCAGCGCGGCGAATTGCCGTTCTGTCGGGTCCCAACTTCGCCATCGAAATCGCGCGCGAGCTTCCGGCCGGCACCGTCGTGGCGTCGGCGGACCTGGAAACGGCGCGTTTCGTTCAGTCGGCGTTCATGAACGACCGGCTGCGGGTGTGGACCAGCACCGACATCGTGGGCGTGCAACTGGGCGGGGCGTTGAAGAACATCATCGCCATTGGGGCGGGCATGTCCGATGGCCTTGGGATGGGCCACAACGCTCGGGCCGCGCTGATCACCCGCGGGGTGGCGGAGATCGCGCGGCTGGGCGTGGCGCTGGGAGCGGACCCCATGACGTTCGCCGGCGTGTCGGGCATCGGCGACTTGATCCTGACGTGCACCGGCGACTTGAGCCGCAACCGGCAGGCAGGCCTGGCCATTGCACGAGGCGAGCCGCTGGACCCGCGCGTCACGGTCGAGGGCGTGCCGACCACCCGGGCTACCTACCTGCTCGCCCGCGAGCTGGGCATCGAGATGCCCATCACGGAAGTGGTCTACCGCATTTTGTACGAGGGGCTCTCCCCGGAGGAAGGCTTGCGCCGCCTGATGTCCCGCCAGCCCCGGCACGAGCTGGACATTCCTTAG
- a CDS encoding LD-carboxypeptidase — MLPRRLKPGGTVALVAPASPIYRNGETPRQIVERVRRRLHAAGFRTVVAPHAYDARGYLAGRDEDRAQDLLEAFADPAVDAILCLGGGYGSPRLLDLLDYDLIARHPKIFVGYSDITALHAAIGRRTGLVTFHGLMGWDLAPRADANPRAVAFSWEWFVQAVTRAEPLGELPARAPWQPQPLYTVVPGSASGRLAGGNLSLLAATLGTPYEVDTAGKILLIEDVGEAPYRIDRMLTQLKLAGKLDDVAGFLIAEWVDCEPEPGRPSLTLAQVLEDIIAPLGKPAVAGLAAGHGPGRLTLPLGVEVRIEAPDPDRRTSGFSYPRVIVTEPAVVD; from the coding sequence ATCCTGCCCCGCAGGCTGAAGCCCGGAGGCACGGTGGCTCTCGTGGCGCCCGCCTCGCCCATCTACCGCAACGGCGAGACGCCCAGGCAAATTGTCGAGCGGGTGCGGCGGCGCCTGCACGCCGCGGGATTTCGCACCGTGGTCGCGCCGCACGCGTACGACGCCCGGGGATACTTGGCCGGGCGGGACGAGGACCGGGCGCAGGACCTGCTGGAGGCGTTCGCCGATCCGGCCGTCGACGCCATCCTCTGCCTTGGGGGCGGCTACGGCTCGCCGCGCCTTCTCGATTTGCTGGACTATGACCTCATCGCCCGCCATCCCAAGATTTTCGTGGGTTACAGCGACATCACCGCGCTGCATGCGGCCATCGGACGGCGAACGGGGCTGGTGACGTTTCACGGCTTGATGGGCTGGGACTTGGCGCCGCGGGCCGACGCCAACCCGCGAGCGGTCGCCTTCTCCTGGGAATGGTTTGTCCAGGCCGTCACGCGCGCGGAACCCCTGGGCGAGCTGCCTGCCCGCGCGCCGTGGCAACCGCAGCCGCTTTACACCGTCGTTCCCGGTTCGGCATCCGGCCGGCTGGCCGGAGGCAACTTGTCGCTGCTGGCGGCAACGCTGGGCACGCCGTACGAAGTCGACACGGCGGGCAAAATCCTTCTCATTGAAGACGTGGGCGAAGCGCCGTACCGCATCGACCGGATGCTGACGCAGCTGAAGCTGGCGGGAAAGCTGGACGACGTCGCAGGCTTTCTCATCGCCGAATGGGTCGACTGCGAGCCCGAGCCTGGACGGCCGTCGCTGACCCTCGCGCAAGTGCTGGAAGACATCATCGCGCCGCTGGGCAAACCGGCGGTGGCGGGCCTGGCGGCCGGCCACGGCCCGGGACGGCTGACGCTGCCGCTGGGAGTGGAAGTGCGGATCGAAGCCCCCGACCCGGATCGCCGCACGTCCGGCTTCTCGTATCCTCGCGTCATCGTCACGGAGCCGGCCGTCGTGGACTAA
- a CDS encoding ABC transporter ATP-binding protein has protein sequence MNKGAGIIVAGVSKTYRAASGGVPKRALQGVNLTVAPGEFVSLLGPSGCGKTTLLNILSGLDADFEGEVRFTASAAGAGPEGSVPWPSGRPVIGYVFQEARLLPWMTVRDNVRLVLGRRGRTAEAAKRVDDWLARVGLQGFGDYYPGQLSVGMQQRVAVARALIIEPDVLVMDEPFSALDELTAHRMRGALLRLWEETGCTVVFVTHNPVEAVSLADRVVVMSPSPGRIVGELDVSAVLPRPRNHEDPAVWQLSRQALRLMAEAGANPVQAGADVKEGYGG, from the coding sequence ATGAACAAGGGCGCTGGCATCATCGTTGCGGGCGTTTCGAAAACCTACCGAGCGGCGTCCGGCGGGGTGCCGAAACGGGCGCTGCAAGGGGTCAATCTGACCGTCGCACCGGGCGAGTTCGTGTCGCTGCTGGGGCCGTCGGGGTGCGGCAAGACGACGTTGCTCAACATTCTCAGTGGTCTCGATGCGGACTTTGAAGGGGAAGTCCGCTTCACCGCGAGCGCGGCGGGCGCGGGCCCGGAAGGCTCGGTTCCCTGGCCGTCGGGGCGGCCCGTCATCGGCTACGTCTTTCAGGAAGCGCGCCTTTTGCCCTGGATGACGGTGCGCGACAACGTACGGCTGGTGCTGGGCCGGCGAGGCCGCACGGCGGAGGCGGCCAAGCGGGTAGACGACTGGCTGGCCCGGGTGGGGCTGCAAGGGTTCGGCGACTACTACCCGGGGCAGCTCTCCGTCGGCATGCAGCAACGGGTGGCGGTGGCCCGGGCGCTCATCATCGAGCCGGACGTGCTGGTGATGGACGAGCCGTTCAGCGCTCTGGACGAGTTGACGGCCCACCGCATGCGCGGCGCGCTGCTGCGCCTCTGGGAAGAGACCGGCTGCACGGTCGTCTTCGTCACGCACAATCCCGTGGAGGCCGTTTCCCTGGCCGATCGGGTGGTGGTGATGTCGCCCAGTCCGGGGCGCATCGTCGGCGAGCTGGACGTGTCGGCCGTCTTGCCGCGCCCGCGCAACCACGAGGATCCGGCCGTGTGGCAACTGTCGCGCCAAGCGCTGCGCCTGATGGCCGAAGCGGGCGCCAATCCGGTGCAGGCCGGCGCCGACGTGAAAGAGGGGTACGGCGGATGA
- a CDS encoding multidrug ABC transporter ATP-binding protein, whose protein sequence is MIAIECEGLGHRYGDVVALDDVSLQVPQGELFALLGPNGAGKSTMANILITLLRPAKGQARVLGFDVVKQAQEVRARIGVVFQEPALDERLTVRENLEVHAALYRIPRAQVAERVQQALEWAGLTEAARRPVRALSGGMKRRLELTRALMHDPEVLFLDEPTVGLDPQARRHLWDRIAGLRGQGMTVFMTTHYLEEAEASDRVAIIDRGRLVAFGAPADVKQRTLGTTECSLEDVFLELTGRQLRDQAATPRDHLLRFARRGGEATR, encoded by the coding sequence ATGATTGCCATCGAGTGCGAGGGCCTCGGGCACCGCTACGGGGACGTCGTGGCCTTGGACGACGTGTCGCTCCAGGTGCCGCAGGGTGAGCTGTTTGCGCTGCTGGGCCCGAACGGCGCGGGCAAGTCGACGATGGCCAATATCTTGATCACCCTGCTGCGGCCGGCGAAGGGGCAGGCGCGCGTTCTCGGCTTCGATGTCGTCAAGCAGGCGCAAGAGGTGCGGGCCCGCATCGGTGTCGTCTTTCAGGAGCCGGCGCTGGACGAGCGCCTCACGGTGCGGGAAAACCTGGAAGTGCACGCTGCGCTCTATCGTATCCCGCGCGCCCAAGTGGCAGAGCGGGTGCAACAGGCGCTGGAGTGGGCCGGGTTGACGGAGGCGGCGCGCCGGCCCGTGCGTGCGCTGTCGGGCGGCATGAAGCGGCGCCTGGAACTGACGCGGGCGTTGATGCACGACCCGGAGGTGCTGTTCTTGGACGAGCCGACGGTGGGGCTGGATCCGCAGGCCCGCCGTCACTTGTGGGACCGCATCGCGGGCTTGCGCGGCCAAGGGATGACGGTTTTCATGACTACCCACTACCTGGAGGAGGCCGAAGCCAGCGACCGGGTGGCCATCATCGACCGAGGGCGGCTGGTCGCCTTCGGCGCACCGGCGGACGTAAAGCAGCGCACGCTGGGTACGACGGAGTGCAGCCTGGAGGACGTCTTCCTGGAGCTGACGGGGCGGCAGCTGCGGGACCAGGCCGCGACGCCGCGGGACCACTTGCTGAGGTTTGCGCGGCGAGGAGGGGAGGCGACGCGGTGA